A stretch of Leucobacter aridicollis DNA encodes these proteins:
- the dnaN gene encoding DNA polymerase III subunit beta: MRFTVNRDVFSDAVSFAVKLLPQRPTQPLLSGVLLHAEDAELTISSFDYEVSARTGVVADVSEAGRALVSGRLLGEIAQRLPHADVQVSLLESRVEVRCGSASFSLPAMPVEEYPQVPVVDSVSGAVPAQDFADAVAQVSLAASKDDVTPVITGVQFEVSENSLTLTATDRYRVATRGLDWEDRGAGENLSALVPSKIVTEVGKTFSNDGEVRITIVKDGERELIAFTGGSKTVTSLLIKGNYPPVGRLFPENVDNYAVVNTAELIEAVGRVGLVLEREAALRFSFAEGAVMLEAAGTESAQAVESVDVHLQGDEMIVSLKPQFLLDGLRSTHSEFARIAFTRTDNPGKPGPVLITSQRSKEEADDASFRYLLQPNLLLR, from the coding sequence ATGCGATTCACCGTCAACCGTGACGTGTTCAGCGACGCAGTGTCGTTCGCGGTGAAGTTGCTTCCTCAGCGGCCGACTCAGCCGCTGCTGAGTGGAGTGCTGCTTCACGCAGAGGACGCCGAGCTCACCATTTCGTCGTTCGACTACGAGGTGTCCGCTCGCACGGGTGTTGTTGCCGACGTTTCTGAGGCCGGGCGAGCTCTTGTCTCTGGACGCCTCCTTGGCGAGATCGCACAGCGGCTTCCGCACGCGGACGTCCAGGTGTCGCTGCTCGAAAGCCGTGTTGAGGTTCGCTGTGGCAGTGCGTCATTCAGTCTCCCGGCGATGCCGGTCGAGGAGTACCCACAGGTTCCGGTCGTCGACTCCGTTTCTGGCGCGGTACCTGCGCAGGACTTCGCGGACGCTGTCGCCCAGGTTTCCCTCGCTGCCTCAAAGGACGATGTCACGCCAGTGATCACCGGCGTCCAGTTCGAAGTATCCGAGAACTCGCTGACGCTGACGGCAACTGACCGCTATCGCGTTGCGACCCGTGGCCTCGATTGGGAGGACCGCGGAGCGGGGGAGAACCTCAGCGCCCTCGTGCCGTCGAAGATCGTTACCGAGGTCGGAAAGACCTTCTCGAATGACGGTGAAGTACGCATTACCATTGTGAAGGACGGCGAGCGCGAGCTCATCGCGTTCACTGGCGGTAGCAAGACCGTCACATCGCTGCTCATCAAGGGCAACTATCCTCCCGTTGGGCGACTCTTTCCCGAGAACGTCGATAACTACGCAGTGGTGAACACCGCCGAGCTCATCGAGGCAGTGGGTCGTGTTGGCCTCGTTCTTGAGCGTGAGGCCGCGCTGCGGTTCTCGTTCGCCGAGGGAGCAGTCATGCTGGAGGCAGCCGGCACTGAGTCGGCTCAGGCCGTCGAAAGCGTTGACGTCCACCTGCAGGGAGACGAGATGATCGTCTCGCTCAAGCCGCAGTTCTTGCTTGACGGCCTTCGCTCGACCCATTCCGAGTTTGCGCGAATCGCGTTTACGCGAACCGATAACCCGGGTAAGCCCGGCCCGGTGCTCATCACGAGCCAGCGCAGCAAAGAAGAGGCCGACGACGCCAGCTTCCGTTACCTGTTGCAGCCAAACCTACTGCTCCGCTAG
- the recF gene encoding DNA replication/repair protein RecF (All proteins in this family for which functions are known are DNA-binding proteins that assist the filamentation of RecA onto DNA for the initiation of recombination or recombinational repair.) yields MRVAHLSLGDFRNYAAAELALHAGPNLIVGKNGQGKTNLVEAISYFATLRSHRVSSDSAMIRAEQPAAILRMRVAAGDRDVLLETQLNRVGANRAQVNGNVVRSRELTRWFTSIMFAPEDLSIVRGEPAGRRRFMDDALTARLPVAAGVLSDYERVVRQRTSLLKSARSASRGSAALQATLGIWDEQLIEHGVKIMLARRELIADLRNPLVEAYSNLVDADHSPGLSLHESVYEELDDVSRGTPAPGADVEVSRETLATDFRRVLESVRAREIERGVTLVGPHRDDLLLTLNALPVRGYASHGESWSFALSLKIALASVIRAESPAGDPVIILDDVFAELDRGRRERLMAVVSEFEQVIVTAAVEGDVPDGLPWHRIEVSAGTLRDRADDE; encoded by the coding sequence ATGAGGGTCGCTCATCTTTCTCTCGGCGACTTTCGGAATTACGCAGCCGCCGAGCTTGCACTGCATGCGGGCCCGAACCTCATCGTTGGCAAAAACGGCCAAGGCAAGACCAACCTCGTCGAAGCGATCTCCTACTTCGCGACGCTGAGATCGCACCGAGTTTCCAGCGATTCGGCGATGATCCGCGCCGAGCAGCCCGCGGCCATCCTGCGGATGCGAGTTGCTGCTGGCGATCGTGACGTGTTGCTTGAAACACAGCTCAATCGGGTCGGCGCGAACCGCGCGCAGGTGAACGGAAACGTCGTACGCTCTCGAGAGCTGACGCGCTGGTTCACCTCAATCATGTTCGCCCCCGAGGACTTGAGTATCGTTCGCGGGGAGCCAGCGGGTCGTCGGAGATTCATGGACGACGCCCTGACCGCAAGACTCCCGGTCGCGGCGGGTGTGCTTTCAGACTACGAACGCGTCGTCCGTCAGCGCACGTCGCTCTTGAAGTCGGCCCGGTCGGCCTCGCGGGGGAGTGCGGCCCTGCAGGCAACGCTCGGCATCTGGGACGAGCAGCTGATTGAGCACGGAGTGAAGATCATGCTTGCCCGGCGGGAGCTCATTGCGGATCTGCGCAACCCGCTCGTTGAGGCATATTCAAACCTTGTCGATGCAGATCACTCGCCGGGGCTCTCGCTGCACGAGTCAGTCTACGAAGAGCTCGACGATGTTTCACGTGGAACGCCGGCGCCCGGCGCGGACGTGGAAGTTTCACGTGAAACGCTCGCTACGGACTTTCGCAGGGTGCTCGAATCGGTGCGCGCGAGAGAGATCGAGCGTGGCGTGACGCTCGTGGGGCCCCATCGCGATGACCTGTTGCTCACCCTGAACGCGCTGCCGGTCCGCGGGTACGCGAGTCACGGCGAGTCCTGGTCGTTCGCGCTTTCCCTGAAGATTGCGCTCGCGAGCGTTATTCGGGCCGAATCGCCCGCGGGGGACCCTGTCATCATCCTTGATGACGTCTTTGCGGAGCTCGACCGCGGGCGCCGGGAGCGACTGATGGCGGTCGTGAGTGAGTTCGAGCAGGTGATTGTGACCGCCGCGGTGGAGGGCGACGTTCCTGACGGGCTTCCCTGGCATCGAATCGAAGTCTCCGCGGGAACGCTCAGAGATCGAGCCGACGATGAGTAG
- a CDS encoding DUF721 domain-containing protein, protein MLESVVVDMGWSSELEQARIIEEWPAFVGTATAEHTTVTGIRDGVLEIQCDSTTWATELRRLRAEMLTRLLTEYPDSEIRDLRFRAPGAPSWRHGPRVVPGRGPRDTYG, encoded by the coding sequence GTGCTGGAATCTGTCGTCGTGGACATGGGGTGGTCGAGTGAACTCGAGCAGGCACGAATCATTGAGGAGTGGCCCGCGTTCGTTGGCACGGCCACCGCGGAGCACACAACCGTCACCGGCATTCGGGATGGCGTACTTGAGATCCAGTGCGATTCGACGACCTGGGCCACAGAATTGCGTCGGCTCCGCGCCGAGATGCTCACCAGACTCCTCACCGAGTACCCGGACTCAGAGATTCGGGACCTTCGCTTCCGAGCTCCAGGCGCTCCGTCCTGGCGTCACGGGCCTCGCGTCGTGCCCGGACGCGGGCCGAGGGACACCTACGGATAG
- the gyrB gene encoding DNA topoisomerase (ATP-hydrolyzing) subunit B, which translates to MTLEQTAAEEYGAGEIQVLEGLEAVRKRPGMYIGSTGPRGLHHLVYEIVDNSVDEALAGHCDTINVTILKDGGVRVIDNGRGIPVDMHPTEGRSTVEVVLTVLHAGGKFGGGGYAVSGGLHGVGSSVVNALSTRFDVSVMRQGFTWNMSFTNSVPDAPLAQGEPTDETGTAISFWPSAEIFETTEFDYQTLRTRFQQMAFLNKGLKITLTDERPQEPVENESGELVEPDAPSDEFMYERGIEDYVQHLNTAKRAELVNEEIISFELEDPERKISAEVAMQWTTSYSESVHTYANTINTHEGGTHEEGFRAALTTLVNRYAREKNILREKDDNLSGEDVREGLTAVVSVKLGEPQFEGQTKTKLGNTEAKAFVQKVVGDQLGDWFERNPGPAKDIIRKSIQAASARLAARKARETARRKGLLESGGMPGKLSDCTSKDPTVSEIFIVEGDSAGGSAKTGRNPETQAILPLRGKILNVEKARLDRALGNAEVQAMITAFGAGIGEEFDPEKVRYHKIVLMADADVDGQHITTLLLTLLFRYMRPLIDLGYVFLAQPPLYRIKWTNAEHEYVYSDAERDERLEAGAAAGRRLQKESGVQRYKGLGEMNHEELWDTTMNPETRTLLQVTMDDAAIADEVFSTLMGEDVEARRSFIQQNAKDVRFLDI; encoded by the coding sequence ATGACTTTAGAACAGACTGCGGCTGAAGAATACGGCGCTGGAGAGATCCAGGTCCTTGAGGGACTCGAAGCCGTCCGCAAGCGGCCCGGTATGTATATCGGCTCAACCGGCCCACGTGGCCTGCATCACCTCGTGTACGAGATCGTCGACAACTCGGTGGATGAGGCGCTCGCCGGGCACTGCGACACGATCAACGTGACGATCCTGAAGGACGGGGGAGTGCGCGTTATCGATAACGGACGCGGGATCCCCGTTGATATGCACCCCACCGAGGGTCGCTCAACGGTCGAGGTCGTGCTCACCGTTCTGCACGCCGGCGGCAAGTTTGGCGGCGGCGGCTATGCTGTCTCCGGCGGGTTGCACGGCGTCGGGTCGTCGGTGGTCAACGCGCTCTCCACGCGCTTCGATGTCTCGGTCATGCGACAAGGTTTCACGTGGAACATGTCCTTCACGAACTCCGTCCCGGACGCGCCTCTCGCGCAGGGGGAGCCCACTGACGAGACGGGTACTGCTATCTCGTTCTGGCCGAGCGCTGAGATTTTCGAAACCACCGAGTTTGACTACCAGACCCTTCGGACCCGGTTCCAGCAAATGGCCTTCCTTAACAAGGGCCTGAAGATCACCCTCACTGACGAGCGGCCACAAGAACCTGTTGAGAACGAGAGCGGTGAGCTTGTCGAGCCCGACGCACCCTCGGACGAGTTCATGTACGAGCGAGGCATCGAAGACTACGTTCAGCACCTCAACACCGCTAAGCGCGCCGAGCTCGTGAATGAAGAGATCATCTCCTTCGAGCTCGAGGATCCGGAGCGCAAGATCTCGGCCGAGGTTGCGATGCAGTGGACGACGTCGTACTCGGAGAGCGTTCACACCTACGCGAACACGATCAACACCCATGAGGGTGGCACCCATGAGGAGGGGTTCCGTGCGGCGTTGACAACGCTCGTGAACCGCTACGCACGTGAGAAGAACATCCTTCGAGAGAAGGACGATAACCTCTCGGGCGAAGACGTTCGCGAGGGGCTCACCGCAGTTGTGTCAGTGAAGCTCGGCGAGCCGCAGTTCGAGGGGCAGACGAAGACCAAGCTCGGCAATACCGAGGCCAAGGCATTCGTGCAAAAGGTCGTCGGCGATCAGCTCGGTGATTGGTTTGAACGCAACCCGGGCCCCGCGAAAGACATCATCCGCAAGTCGATCCAGGCCGCCTCCGCGCGCCTCGCGGCCCGCAAGGCGCGTGAGACCGCGCGCCGCAAGGGCCTGCTCGAGTCGGGCGGTATGCCGGGCAAGCTCTCAGACTGCACGAGCAAGGACCCGACGGTCTCCGAGATCTTCATCGTGGAGGGCGACTCCGCAGGCGGCTCGGCCAAGACCGGTCGAAATCCCGAGACTCAGGCAATTCTCCCGCTCAGAGGGAAGATTCTGAACGTGGAGAAGGCCCGTCTCGACCGCGCGCTCGGCAACGCAGAGGTCCAGGCCATGATCACGGCCTTCGGCGCCGGCATTGGCGAGGAGTTCGATCCTGAGAAGGTTCGGTACCACAAGATCGTCCTGATGGCGGACGCCGATGTCGACGGTCAGCACATTACGACGCTGCTCTTGACCCTCCTGTTCCGGTACATGCGCCCGCTCATCGATCTGGGCTACGTTTTCCTCGCTCAGCCTCCGCTGTATCGCATCAAATGGACGAACGCCGAACACGAGTACGTGTACAGCGACGCAGAACGCGACGAGCGACTTGAGGCTGGCGCGGCCGCCGGCCGCCGCCTCCAGAAGGAGAGCGGCGTTCAGCGCTACAAGGGTCTCGGCGAGATGAACCACGAAGAGCTGTGGGACACCACGATGAACCCGGAGACCCGCACGCTGCTGCAGGTCACCATGGACGATGCGGCAATTGCTGATGAGGTCTTCTCCACGCTGATGGGTGAAGACGTAGAGGCACGCCGCAGCTTTATTCAGCAGAACGCGAAGGATGTGCGCTTCCTTGACATCTGA
- the gyrA gene encoding DNA gyrase subunit A: MCASLTSENTTPEDVTDEARDEPAIEPNHGRIDQVELNVEMQRSYLDYAMSVIVGRALPDVRDGLKPVHRRVIYTMYDGGYRPDKAFSKCTRVIGDVMGQFHPHGDTAVYDSLVRLVQPWSLRYPLALGQGNFGSPGNDGAAAHRYTETKMSPLAMEMVRDIDEDTVDFQDNYDGRTQEPTVLTARFPNLLVNGSVGIAVGMATNIPPHNLREVAAGAKWHLENPDATREELFDALMERISGPDFPTGAQILGTSGIRDAYRTGRGSIKMRAVVNIEEIQGRTCLVVTELPYQVNPDNLAVKIADLVKEGKVQGIADIRDETSGRTGQRLVIVMKRDAIPKVVLNNLYKHTQLQENFGANMLAIVDGVPRTLAIDGFITYWVKHQIEVIVRRTQFRLQKAEAEAHIQRGYLKALDALDEVIALIRRSSTVDDAREGLMSLLGVDQIQADAILAMQLRRLAALERQKILDLAAKLEAQIKEYEGILASPEQQRGIIVEELDELVTRYGDDRRTTILHGYDGDMSMEDLIPEEEMVITVTRGGYVKRTRIDNYRSQHRGGKGVRGAQLRADDIVEHFFVTTTHHWLLFFTNTGRVYRAKAYEVAEGGRDAKGQHLANLLALAPDEQVTQILDLRQYDDASYLLLATRDGLVKKTPLTEYDTNRTGGIIAIKLREGDELVQALIAGAEDDILLISRQGMSVRFTATDQALRPMGRSTSGVRGMNFRDGDSLLAASRLSDDEGYVFVVTEGGYAKRTAVNEYRVQQRGGYGIKVAKLDETRGDLAGGFIVDEGDEVLVVLASGKVVRSGVAEVPAKGRNTMGVVFARFPEGDRIIGIARNAERGIDDGDSEESDAENSVDKEDVNE, from the coding sequence ATGTGCGCTTCCTTGACATCTGAAAACACCACCCCAGAAGACGTGACCGACGAGGCTCGGGACGAGCCGGCGATCGAGCCAAACCACGGTCGCATCGACCAGGTCGAGCTCAACGTCGAGATGCAGCGCTCATACCTCGACTACGCCATGAGCGTCATTGTCGGGCGTGCGCTGCCTGACGTCCGTGACGGCCTGAAGCCGGTCCACCGCCGCGTGATTTACACGATGTACGACGGGGGATACCGGCCGGACAAGGCCTTCTCGAAGTGCACCCGTGTCATCGGTGACGTCATGGGCCAGTTCCACCCCCACGGCGACACAGCAGTGTACGACTCACTCGTTCGCCTCGTGCAGCCGTGGTCGCTCCGTTACCCGCTTGCGCTCGGCCAGGGCAACTTCGGCTCGCCTGGCAACGACGGCGCTGCCGCACACCGTTACACCGAGACCAAAATGTCCCCGCTCGCCATGGAGATGGTGCGGGATATCGACGAGGACACTGTCGATTTCCAGGACAACTACGACGGCCGCACGCAAGAGCCAACGGTGCTCACCGCACGCTTCCCGAACCTGCTCGTCAACGGCTCGGTCGGCATCGCCGTGGGCATGGCGACGAACATCCCGCCCCACAACCTCCGCGAGGTTGCGGCAGGGGCAAAGTGGCATCTGGAGAACCCGGATGCGACGCGCGAGGAGCTGTTCGACGCCCTCATGGAGCGCATCAGCGGCCCCGACTTCCCGACTGGTGCGCAGATCCTCGGCACGAGCGGTATCCGCGACGCATACCGCACCGGCCGTGGGTCGATCAAGATGCGCGCAGTCGTGAACATCGAAGAGATTCAGGGTCGGACCTGCCTCGTCGTCACCGAGCTGCCCTACCAGGTCAATCCTGACAACCTTGCCGTGAAGATTGCCGACCTGGTGAAGGAAGGCAAGGTCCAGGGCATCGCGGACATCCGTGATGAAACGAGTGGTCGCACGGGCCAGCGTCTTGTCATCGTGATGAAGCGTGACGCGATTCCGAAGGTTGTCCTCAACAACCTGTACAAGCACACGCAGCTGCAAGAGAACTTTGGCGCAAACATGCTCGCCATCGTCGATGGCGTACCGCGGACGCTCGCGATCGACGGCTTCATCACGTATTGGGTGAAGCACCAGATCGAGGTCATCGTTCGCCGCACCCAGTTCCGCCTGCAGAAAGCAGAGGCCGAGGCCCACATTCAGCGCGGCTACCTGAAGGCGCTCGACGCGCTCGACGAGGTTATCGCGCTGATCAGGCGTTCTTCGACTGTCGATGACGCACGTGAGGGCCTGATGAGCCTCCTCGGTGTCGACCAGATCCAGGCGGACGCGATCCTCGCGATGCAGCTCCGTCGCCTGGCAGCGCTCGAACGACAGAAGATTCTCGACCTCGCCGCGAAGCTCGAGGCGCAGATCAAGGAGTACGAGGGTATCCTCGCGTCGCCGGAGCAGCAGCGCGGAATTATCGTGGAGGAGCTCGACGAGCTCGTCACCCGGTACGGCGACGATCGCCGAACGACAATTCTGCATGGCTACGACGGCGACATGTCGATGGAAGACCTCATCCCCGAAGAGGAAATGGTCATCACCGTTACTCGCGGCGGGTACGTGAAGCGGACGCGCATCGACAACTACCGGTCGCAGCACCGAGGCGGAAAGGGCGTCCGCGGCGCGCAACTGCGCGCGGATGACATCGTTGAACACTTCTTTGTCACGACGACGCATCACTGGCTGTTGTTCTTCACGAACACGGGCCGCGTGTACCGTGCGAAGGCGTACGAAGTAGCCGAGGGCGGCCGCGATGCGAAGGGCCAGCATCTCGCGAACCTGCTGGCGCTCGCGCCTGACGAGCAGGTCACGCAGATCCTCGATCTGCGGCAGTACGACGATGCGAGTTACCTCCTGCTCGCGACTCGCGACGGGCTCGTCAAGAAGACGCCGCTCACTGAGTACGACACCAACCGAACCGGTGGCATCATTGCGATCAAGCTCCGCGAGGGCGACGAACTCGTCCAGGCACTTATCGCAGGCGCAGAGGACGACATCTTGCTGATTTCGCGGCAGGGAATGTCGGTGCGATTTACGGCCACTGATCAGGCACTTCGCCCGATGGGAAGGTCGACGAGCGGCGTCCGGGGCATGAACTTCCGCGACGGCGACTCCCTCCTCGCAGCCTCCCGCCTCAGCGATGACGAAGGCTACGTCTTTGTCGTCACCGAGGGTGGCTATGCGAAGCGCACGGCGGTCAACGAGTACCGCGTCCAGCAGCGCGGTGGCTACGGCATCAAGGTCGCGAAGCTCGACGAGACCCGCGGTGATCTCGCCGGCGGCTTTATCGTCGACGAGGGCGACGAAGTGCTTGTCGTGCTCGCGAGCGGTAAGGTGGTTCGATCCGGCGTCGCTGAGGTGCCGGCGAAGGGACGAAACACCATGGGAGTGGTGTTCGCTCGCTTCCCAGAAGGGGATCGTATTATTGGGATCGCCCGAAACGCCGAACGCGGTATCGACGATGGGGACTCGGAGGAGTCCGACGCGGAGAACTCCGTAGACAAGGAAGACGTGAATGAGTAA
- a CDS encoding DUF3566 domain-containing protein: MSNTVADRLAKKTRKKAPAKQVRLKLVYVDFWSAVKFSFLVSICLAIVGIVTAILVYVVLQTTGVFGRIDALFMDIVGEENSLMNFIGFPQVAFFSVVVGVLNTIVGTALGAIGSLVYNLLVRVLGGFQLGFSSN, translated from the coding sequence ATGAGTAACACAGTCGCAGACCGGCTTGCGAAGAAGACTCGCAAGAAAGCACCGGCGAAGCAGGTCCGCCTGAAGCTTGTGTACGTCGACTTCTGGTCGGCCGTGAAGTTCTCCTTCCTCGTGTCCATCTGTCTCGCCATCGTCGGGATCGTGACGGCGATCCTCGTGTATGTCGTGCTCCAGACAACTGGAGTGTTCGGTCGCATCGACGCGCTCTTTATGGACATCGTCGGCGAAGAGAACAGCCTGATGAATTTCATCGGCTTCCCGCAGGTGGCCTTCTTCTCGGTTGTCGTCGGTGTGCTGAACACCATCGTCGGCACGGCTCTCGGTGCCATCGGATCGCTCGTGTACAACCTGCTCGTGCGCGTTCTCGGTGGATTCCAGCTCGGTTTTTCGAGCAATTAG
- a CDS encoding D-alanyl-D-alanine carboxypeptidase family protein gives MRYTVAELRMRRLRVPALIAGAVVAAATAGFILVQGIGAPGTGAFAETPARADGAPNEGTAPPSQQADSEPVGVPAPPHDAAPASGDLPAGTSVFATGLQGIDGLDPDLLAALRAAAADSGIEFTITSGWRSQHDQQELLAEAIVEYGTEAEAARWVATPETSVHVRGEAVDLGPWEATGWLAEVGAGYGLCRLYDNEPWHFELVASAPTSGCPALLPDPSYDPRLQ, from the coding sequence ATGCGATACACAGTTGCCGAGCTTCGAATGCGCCGACTGCGGGTGCCAGCCCTTATTGCCGGTGCCGTCGTCGCCGCAGCGACCGCTGGATTCATTCTTGTGCAGGGAATTGGCGCTCCGGGTACGGGCGCGTTCGCGGAGACGCCGGCCCGGGCGGATGGCGCCCCGAACGAAGGAACGGCGCCACCGTCGCAGCAGGCGGATAGCGAGCCGGTGGGGGTTCCAGCTCCCCCGCACGACGCTGCGCCGGCCTCCGGCGACCTGCCTGCGGGCACCAGTGTGTTCGCCACCGGGCTCCAGGGGATCGACGGACTTGATCCTGACCTCCTCGCGGCGCTGCGAGCTGCCGCCGCCGACTCGGGCATTGAGTTCACCATCACCAGTGGCTGGCGGTCGCAGCACGACCAGCAGGAACTGCTCGCGGAAGCGATCGTCGAGTACGGTACCGAGGCCGAGGCCGCACGCTGGGTCGCAACGCCCGAAACCTCGGTACACGTGCGCGGCGAAGCGGTCGACTTAGGGCCGTGGGAGGCGACGGGGTGGCTGGCCGAGGTCGGCGCCGGGTATGGCCTCTGCAGGCTCTACGACAACGAGCCCTGGCACTTCGAGCTCGTTGCGAGCGCTCCAACATCCGGCTGCCCGGCGTTGCTGCCGGACCCAAGCTACGACCCGCGATTGCAATAG
- a CDS encoding response regulator transcription factor, with protein MRVLIVEDEPFLAEAIRDGLRLEAIAGDIANDGDTALELLSVNEYDIAVLDRDIPGPSGDEIAATIVRSGSGMPILMLTAADRLDDKASGFELGADDYLTKPFELQELVLRLRALDRRRAHHRPPVREIAGLRVDPFRREVYRDGRYVALTRKQFAVLEVLVAAEGGVVSAEELLERAWDENADPFTNAVRITVSALRKRIGEPAIIATVPGVGYRIDATAGQDVAASS; from the coding sequence ATGCGTGTCCTGATCGTCGAAGACGAGCCCTTTCTCGCGGAGGCAATCCGCGACGGCCTGCGCCTCGAAGCGATCGCCGGTGACATCGCAAACGACGGCGACACCGCGCTTGAGCTGTTGAGCGTGAACGAGTACGACATCGCAGTACTCGACCGTGATATTCCGGGCCCGAGTGGCGACGAGATCGCCGCGACGATCGTGCGTTCGGGCAGCGGCATGCCGATTCTCATGCTGACCGCGGCAGATCGGCTCGATGATAAGGCCTCCGGCTTCGAGCTCGGAGCCGACGACTATCTCACGAAGCCGTTTGAACTCCAGGAGCTCGTGCTCCGGCTCAGAGCGCTCGACCGCAGGCGCGCCCACCACAGACCGCCGGTCCGAGAGATTGCGGGGCTTCGCGTTGACCCGTTCCGGCGCGAGGTGTACCGTGACGGGCGCTACGTCGCTCTCACCAGGAAACAGTTCGCCGTGCTTGAGGTGCTTGTCGCGGCGGAGGGCGGCGTGGTGAGTGCAGAGGAACTGCTCGAGCGCGCGTGGGACGAGAACGCGGACCCGTTCACGAATGCGGTGCGCATCACCGTGTCAGCCCTGCGCAAGCGCATCGGCGAGCCCGCGATCATCGCAACAGTGCCCGGCGTCGGCTACCGGATCGACGCGACTGCAGGGCAAGATGTCGCCGCGTCGAGCTGA